Within Solea solea chromosome 1, fSolSol10.1, whole genome shotgun sequence, the genomic segment GGATCTGGGGATACCTCTTGATGGAGCACAATCGGTTGACTTGCCCATCCTGGAGAAACCCCGCTCTCTCCGGaagttttcctctctctccatcgATAAGCGAATCTCTCTTTCAATTGGGGTTTCTGGGTCATCATAAGGAGACCTGTAGCTGGAATCATCCAGACCAGAATCCTCTGAGCAAGGGCTGAATTGGGTGTGAGGATAATCCCCAACCAGATTCAGGTTTTCCAGTTCATGTGATTTCTTGTGGATTCTTTCAATGTTACGGACGGGTGTGTACATGAAGCTGTGGCTGCTGTGGAGGACGGGCTGCTTGGTTGTCGGTAACACAACCCTGTTCCGGGTTTGCTCCTCCATTTCCCGCCACTGTTTACGAGCTAGCTGGAAGTCTACATGCTCCGTGCTGACGTTCTCGCTCTTCGTCTCCTGTATGACACAGAAGTCTTTTGGTAGCTTCTTGCTTTGGTCTGCATTGATTTGCTCTCCGTGGGCGGTGTGGTTATGATTGGCGTCTCTACTATTTTCACTCTCATCTTCAGAGATCTTGGACAAACCTTGGAGGCCTAAAAGGTTATATTTGACCTCTTGTGTCGGGGCAGGGGAGTAAATAGTATCGTCAGGTTGTTCCAGTACTTCCTCTGTTTGTGGAACATCTAACAAAACCTCTTCTGCATTAGCGTCTGGTTCTTCAAAGTCTGTCGAATCAACTTTCTGCACGAAGAGCTCCTGGGCACTCAGCTGAAGACTGTCCAAATATGAATCATCGTCTTCCTTATTTATAGAAGAGGAGAATATGGTTCGCCATTTCTCATCTGTGTCACTGTCTGAGGAAGCGGCCGCAATTTCAACTCTCAGACATTCATCTATTTCATCAGGATCAAGGTCATGGCAGGATTCATTGGATACATCTGACATGGCCTCTTCTCTAATGCAGTGTTCCAGTATTGATTCTTCTGTCATGGGTGTCTCAAATGGAATTTTTGGATTTGGATTTGTATATCCATCATTAAAATCATCCTCAACCTCAGGGTCTGGTTCAGGGTATAAATCTAGGTCAGGGTCTTGTACTGGCTCAGGGTATAACTCAAGATCAGGATCTTGTTCTGACTCTGGGAATAACTCAAGCTCAGGATCTTGATCTGGCTCAGGGAATAACTCCAGCTCAGGATCTTGTTCTGGTTCAGGGTATAACTCAAGGTCAGGATCTTGTTCTGGCTCAGGGTATAACTGAAGCTCAGGATCTTGATCTGGCTCAGGGTATAACTCAAGCTCAGGATCTTGATGTGGCTCAGGGTATAACTCAAGCTCAGGATCTTGATCTGGCTCAGGGTATAACTCAAGCTCAGGATCTTGATCTGGCTCAGGGTATAACTCAAGCTCAGGATCTTGATCTGGTTCAGGGTATAACTCTGGTTCTGGGTATTCCTCCATTTCAAGGAAATCCTTAGGCTCAGGGTATTGCTCTGGTTCAGGGTTTTGTTCTGGTTCAGGGTTTTGTTCTGCCTCTGTATATTGCTCAGGTTCTGGCTCTGGCTTAAGACTGTGTTGGGTCTCAGGGACTTGATCTTGCTCAGGGTCTTGTTCTGGTGTTTCCTGTGTCTTCCGATGGGCCTCGTTCTCATAAACACTGTCAGCACTGGAGAGTGTGTCAGAGACCGATGAAGTGATTGACTCATTTCTGTTGAGCTCTATTAAAACTTCCCTTTGATCCTGAGCGGGCGTGTCAGTGCAGTTCAGGGCGAGTTGGTCAGTTAATGTTGTACCGAGCATCACTTTCTCCTCAGAGGAATCTGCTGAGCGCGCCTCACAAACTTGCTCTTCATCTGCACTGAAATCCTTCCCCAGCTCAGGTGAATTAGCCACAGCAACCTCCTCTTCACAGTCCATTGGCAGCACCGATTGTTCAGCGGTTTCCATGGTGACAGTGAAGGAGTTTTGATTCTTAGTTGTGCTGCAGCCTTCGCTCAGTTTTTTTCCATCTGCTTCTCTGTCCATCAAGGTAGCTTTCTGTGAAAAGAGACAATAAAGAAGAGACATTCATGTTCTTGGTGGTAAACATGAGTTTTTTTGCCGTGATGTTTGACACGTTTGTACAAGTCAGTATGTTCTCCTGCTTtattctctgtctccctccatgTGTGTCTTTGATTCACACAGTAACATTAGATATTccaaaaactaataataatactgtatgCAAAGTAGAGAACTCAACCCATCATTGCATACAAATCTGTTAaactattaaataaatacagatataGGTATAGTATACAAATAAGACAACAATTCTACGATTGGGTTTCCCAGTGATTGTTACTAATCCAGTTCTCATGAGTGTTTATCGTCAGCACCACAGACAAGTCCAGGATTCTATTG encodes:
- the palmdb gene encoding titin, yielding MEEADLLKERLQAITDKRRIQEDIAKTRRQIEEEKLKLQYIKKKALREQWLMDGLSQQTEQEQEAMRLQAQDEQLQSDQLQSNIIRIEEKIQALEAQELSISANEEVILKRLKEVERTTEDIIKKATLMDREADGKKLSEGCSTTKNQNSFTVTMETAEQSVLPMDCEEEVAVANSPELGKDFSADEEQVCEARSADSSEEKVMLGTTLTDQLALNCTDTPAQDQREVLIELNRNESITSSVSDTLSSADSVYENEAHRKTQETPEQDPEQDQVPETQHSLKPEPEPEQYTEAEQNPEPEQNPEPEQYPEPKDFLEMEEYPEPELYPEPDQDPELELYPEPDQDPELELYPEPDQDPELELYPEPHQDPELELYPEPDQDPELQLYPEPEQDPDLELYPEPEQDPELELFPEPDQDPELELFPESEQDPDLELYPEPVQDPDLDLYPEPDPEVEDDFNDGYTNPNPKIPFETPMTEESILEHCIREEAMSDVSNESCHDLDPDEIDECLRVEIAAASSDSDTDEKWRTIFSSSINKEDDDSYLDSLQLSAQELFVQKVDSTDFEEPDANAEEVLLDVPQTEEVLEQPDDTIYSPAPTQEVKYNLLGLQGLSKISEDESENSRDANHNHTAHGEQINADQSKKLPKDFCVIQETKSENVSTEHVDFQLARKQWREMEEQTRNRVVLPTTKQPVLHSSHSFMYTPVRNIERIHKKSHELENLNLVGDYPHTQFSPCSEDSGLDDSSYRSPYDDPETPIEREIRLSMEREENFRRERGFSRMGKSTDCAPSRGIPRSISTPLTPSFIISSSPTKEPLKHEVSANNVIILEPNNDFTSSPRHGKDNMTARSGEWRSEDHSSNLIILETSNLIIRSASDFSINKTYEQPQEKMFLNNPFFKLRSRSTMSLVDEEIKMVKQREEELKKERATLYGEDRFDTDRLLSGHMDSLAFDTSDKCKSSPSSPMKTSHRMDRSALSCDHRFPEVYTAGRRKSAMALRWEAGEFTKND